In Kitasatospora sp. NBC_00240, the following are encoded in one genomic region:
- the galT gene encoding galactose-1-phosphate uridylyltransferase produces the protein MQKTVTKLADGRELIYYDPDGDVLRDATDLRTLGPVAVRSEIRLDPVLGDRVTVAAHRQGRPYQPPAGDCPLCPSRAGRSTEIPAADYKVVVFENRFPSLSADRAGRVPDSGSPLFRSEPGTGRCEVVCFTSDHDASFADLSESRAALVLDAWIDRTRELTALPAVRQVYCFENRGTEIGVTLPHPHGQIYAYPFTTPRTDKMIARAAEYRRRTGRNLSEDLLAAERLDRRRLVLTGEHWTAFVPFAARWPYEVHLYPVRRVPDLPALGPAERAEFPRIYLELLRRFDRLFDTPADGEDAAEPGPSSPTPYIAAWHQAPRDGGEELSLHLELFTIRRAANKFKFLAGVESGQDAFVNDVLPEAAARRLREVAS, from the coding sequence GTGCAGAAGACGGTGACCAAGCTCGCGGACGGCCGGGAACTGATCTACTACGACCCGGACGGCGACGTGCTCCGCGACGCCACCGACCTGCGCACCCTGGGGCCGGTAGCCGTCCGGTCGGAGATCCGCCTCGACCCCGTGTTGGGCGACCGGGTGACGGTGGCCGCGCACCGGCAGGGACGGCCCTACCAGCCGCCGGCCGGCGACTGCCCCCTCTGCCCCTCCCGGGCCGGGCGGTCCACCGAGATCCCGGCCGCCGACTACAAGGTCGTGGTGTTCGAGAACCGCTTCCCCTCGCTGTCCGCGGACCGGGCCGGCCGCGTACCGGACTCCGGGTCACCGCTCTTCCGGTCCGAACCGGGTACCGGCCGCTGCGAGGTGGTCTGCTTCACCTCCGACCACGACGCCTCCTTCGCCGACCTCTCGGAGTCGCGGGCCGCGCTGGTGCTGGACGCCTGGATCGACCGTACGAGGGAGCTGACCGCCCTGCCCGCCGTCCGGCAGGTGTACTGCTTCGAGAACCGGGGCACCGAGATCGGCGTCACGCTGCCGCACCCGCACGGCCAGATCTACGCCTACCCCTTCACCACGCCGCGGACCGACAAGATGATCGCCCGCGCCGCCGAGTACCGCCGCCGGACCGGCCGCAACCTGTCCGAGGACCTGCTCGCCGCCGAACGCCTGGACCGCCGGCGCCTGGTGCTCACCGGCGAGCACTGGACGGCATTCGTCCCCTTCGCGGCGCGCTGGCCGTACGAGGTGCACCTGTACCCCGTCCGGCGGGTCCCGGACCTGCCCGCCCTCGGGCCGGCCGAGCGGGCCGAGTTCCCGCGGATCTACCTCGAACTGCTGCGCCGCTTCGACCGCCTCTTCGACACCCCCGCAGACGGCGAGGACGCCGCGGAGCCCGGACCCTCCTCGCCGACCCCGTACATCGCGGCCTGGCACCAGGCACCCCGCGACGGCGGCGAGGAGCTTTCGCTCCATCTGGAGCTCTTCACAATTCGACGCGCGGCAAACAAATTCAAATTCCTCGCCGGTGTCGAATCCGGCCAGGACGCATTCGTCAACGACGTACTGCCCGAGGCCGCCGCCCGCCGCCTGCGCGAGGTCGCCTCATGA
- a CDS encoding sodium:solute symporter family protein, with the protein MNALAEANLRLDAGPVDYALLAVYFALVLGIGSLARKSVSSSLDFFLAGRSLPAWVTGLAFISANLGAVEIFGMTANGAQFGIPTVHYYWIGAIPAMVFLGLVMMPFYYGSKVRSVPEFLRLRFGRFAHLVNALSFALAQVLIAGVNLYALSTVVNALLGWPLWSSVLVAALIVLAYTTLGGLSAAVYNEVMQFFLIVAMLVPITLVGLHRVGGWNGLSDRIRAVNPDAAEQLNAWPASNLTGIANATLSVLGIVFGLGFVLSFGYWTTNFAEVQRALAARNMSAARRTPLIGAYPKALIALVIVIPGMLAAVLSPELAAYKAAGGTSTEGVTYNNAIELLIRDLLPNGMLGVAITGLLAAFMAGMAANVSSFNTVFTYDLWQAYVVKGRPDAYYLRVGRAVTVLGCVIAVGTAFIASGYNNIMDYLQTLFSFFNAPLFATFILGMFWKRTTPLAGGIGLIVGTAAAVTVDQLVRHHVLHLAGQGPSFVAASAAFVLDILVSVGVSLATRPKPDSELVGLVWSLTPRDRIKADDTAEDAGWYRNPVILGGGALLLATVLNVIFW; encoded by the coding sequence GTGAACGCCCTTGCCGAGGCCAACCTGCGACTGGACGCCGGGCCGGTCGACTACGCCCTGCTCGCCGTCTACTTCGCCCTGGTGCTCGGGATCGGCTCGCTCGCCCGGAAGTCGGTCTCCTCCAGCCTGGACTTCTTCCTGGCCGGGCGGTCGCTGCCCGCCTGGGTCACCGGGCTGGCGTTCATCTCGGCCAACCTCGGTGCGGTGGAGATCTTCGGGATGACCGCCAACGGTGCCCAGTTCGGCATCCCGACCGTGCACTACTACTGGATCGGCGCGATCCCGGCCATGGTGTTCCTCGGCCTGGTGATGATGCCGTTCTACTACGGGTCCAAGGTGCGCAGCGTCCCGGAGTTCCTGCGGCTGCGGTTCGGCCGTTTCGCCCACCTGGTGAACGCGCTCAGCTTCGCGCTGGCCCAGGTGCTGATCGCCGGGGTCAACCTCTACGCGCTCAGTACGGTGGTCAACGCGCTGCTCGGCTGGCCGCTCTGGTCCTCCGTGCTGGTCGCGGCGCTGATCGTGCTGGCGTACACGACGCTCGGCGGGCTGTCAGCCGCGGTGTACAACGAGGTGATGCAGTTCTTCCTGATCGTCGCCATGCTGGTGCCGATCACCCTGGTCGGGCTGCACAGGGTCGGCGGTTGGAACGGGCTGAGCGACCGGATCCGGGCGGTGAACCCCGACGCGGCGGAGCAGTTGAACGCCTGGCCGGCCAGCAACCTCACCGGGATCGCCAACGCCACCCTCTCGGTGCTGGGCATCGTGTTCGGCCTCGGGTTCGTGCTCTCCTTCGGCTACTGGACGACCAACTTCGCCGAGGTGCAGCGCGCCCTCGCCGCGAGGAACATGTCGGCGGCCCGGCGCACGCCGCTGATCGGCGCGTACCCGAAGGCGCTGATCGCCCTGGTCATCGTGATTCCCGGGATGCTGGCCGCGGTCCTCTCGCCGGAGCTGGCGGCGTACAAGGCCGCCGGCGGCACGTCGACCGAAGGTGTGACGTACAACAACGCGATCGAACTGCTCATCCGCGACCTGCTGCCGAACGGCATGCTGGGGGTGGCGATCACCGGGCTGCTGGCCGCTTTCATGGCGGGCATGGCGGCCAACGTCAGCTCGTTCAACACGGTCTTCACCTACGACCTCTGGCAGGCGTACGTGGTGAAGGGCCGGCCGGACGCGTACTACCTTCGGGTGGGCCGCGCCGTCACGGTCCTCGGCTGCGTGATCGCGGTCGGCACCGCGTTCATCGCCAGTGGCTACAACAACATCATGGACTACCTGCAGACGCTGTTCTCCTTCTTCAACGCCCCGCTGTTCGCCACCTTCATCCTTGGGATGTTCTGGAAGCGGACGACGCCGCTGGCGGGCGGGATCGGGCTGATCGTGGGGACGGCGGCCGCCGTGACGGTGGATCAGCTCGTCCGGCACCACGTCCTGCACCTGGCGGGCCAGGGGCCCAGCTTCGTCGCGGCGAGTGCGGCCTTCGTCCTGGACATCCTGGTCAGCGTGGGGGTCTCGTTGGCCACCCGGCCCAAGCCGGACAGCGAACTCGTGGGTCTGGTCTGGTCCTTGACGCCGAGGGACCGGATCAAGGCGGACGACACCGCCGAGGACGCGGGCTGGTACCGCAACCCGGTGATCCTCGGGGGCGGAGCCCTGCTGCTGGCCACCGTTCTGAACGTGATCTTCTGGTGA
- a CDS encoding amino acid adenylation domain-containing protein, with product MTASDAHAAFPLTEIQYAYWVGRGPNFVLGNVAPHAYFEMEGRRLDHALLTRGWRRLLERHGMLRAVVHKDGRQQVLPEAPPFEVGFEDLSDADPATMAERLAEIRADMSERVYDPAVWPLFDIRISRLPDHDRLHVSLDLLMVDLASITLLFTEWSALCQDETVELPPIDVTFRDYVTALEAGTDAPRYKRSLDYWASRAETLAPPPELPLARPPVQIHKPRFTHREFHLPPDEWQRFQQLAEERGLTPTAVLATVFAEVLAAWSGTPRFSLNLTIFNRLPLLLAENERGHRTVHPHLRRVVGDFTSICLLEMDTTGDLPVADLAARTQTQLQHDLRHRYVSALHTLRERRRRGLQTGFEGMPVVFTSGLGTVSDASGPMAYFGDITYRLSQTPQIWLDHQVLDVTGSLDLTWDAVEELFPEGVLDDMFAAYCGTVQRLTRAAAWDDRLDIPLPEHQLALREAANTTAGPAPEGLLHEALFQGALAHPDRPAVLHGAGTVSYRELADRAAAVAEGIGRLTDEPLRDRLVAITLPKGPGQVAAAHGVLLASAAYLPVGPALPTRRRAELFESGEALAVVTDREHDDRLEWPAGLPRIRSAAGDGPLAAPLPGVRAAADPADLAYVLYTSGSTGRPKGVMIEHRAALNTVADINERFGVGPDDRLFGLADLGFDLSVYDVFGSMAAGAALVLPDEDKRREPSHWAELMARHGVTVWNSVPAQMQMLVEHLEDAPADSVPAELRLVLLSGDWIPLDLPDRILALWPDAEVISLGGATEASIWSNWHPADDVAPDAPSIPYGKPLRNQAFHVLDAAMRPCPVWVAGELYIEGAGLARGYWRDPERTAASFVQHPVSGERLYRTGDFGRYLPDGALQFLGRRDGQVKIGGHRIECGEVEAVLARHPGVESAVVVKSVEEGAGAKLLGFVVPDRSDGSLLDTEVADPAETARCRQALLDAAGVPAPGPGSAELRTAWAAMDDVYVAAAATAFRALGLPHTPGARFDPAAALAAGVAPRYERWVARAVGVLCDRGLLRRSPQGLEVARSFPALISDPVAESARQALRSTLGVPDDLIDWMLSLAGGLADILTQSMHSAELYASDRTPEVYARLFGPAYHVATEAVRRFVADWPADRPLRILEVGGGYGTLTRHLLPLLPADRTDYLFTDISPYFTDRAREVFGEYGFLRPGLFNLDQSPELQGHEGLSADLVIAASVLHDIRRIGPGLDTLRSALAPGGTLLMVEQTAFHPWFDLTMGLQQGFDGYEDTELRGWGHPLLDRSQWADLLDATGFAGSAVLTRDEDGPASVGFDVITAEGPLTRRRFDREALREYAAERLPKHMVPTRLLALDRLPLSRTGKVDRGTLAKAGARRVGRSRAVQPPQTDRQLKLVEIYRAVLGLSQVDLADDFLEAGGDSLLAARISAALQRAFGTEVPVGIILQHPTVAALDSWLEPILGPATALDDQPATGTVESEGNA from the coding sequence ATGACAGCATCAGACGCCCACGCGGCCTTCCCCTTGACGGAGATCCAGTACGCGTACTGGGTAGGCCGTGGGCCCAACTTCGTCCTCGGGAACGTCGCCCCGCACGCCTACTTCGAGATGGAGGGCCGGCGGCTCGACCACGCGCTGCTCACCCGCGGCTGGCGCCGCCTGCTGGAGCGGCACGGCATGCTCCGGGCCGTGGTCCACAAGGACGGCCGGCAGCAGGTGCTGCCCGAGGCGCCGCCCTTCGAGGTCGGCTTCGAGGACCTCTCGGACGCCGATCCGGCCACGATGGCGGAGCGGCTCGCCGAGATCCGGGCCGACATGTCCGAACGGGTCTACGACCCCGCCGTCTGGCCGCTCTTCGACATCCGGATCAGCCGGCTCCCGGACCACGACCGCCTGCACGTCAGCCTCGACCTGCTGATGGTCGACCTGGCCAGCATCACCCTGCTGTTCACCGAGTGGAGTGCGCTGTGCCAGGACGAGACGGTCGAACTGCCGCCGATCGACGTGACCTTCCGTGACTACGTGACGGCCCTCGAGGCGGGCACCGACGCACCCCGCTACAAGAGGTCCCTGGACTACTGGGCCTCACGCGCCGAGACCCTGGCCCCGCCCCCCGAACTCCCGCTCGCCCGCCCGCCGGTGCAGATCCACAAACCCCGGTTCACCCACCGCGAGTTCCACCTGCCGCCCGACGAGTGGCAGCGCTTCCAGCAGCTCGCCGAGGAGCGCGGCCTGACACCGACCGCGGTGCTGGCCACCGTCTTCGCCGAGGTGCTGGCGGCCTGGAGCGGCACCCCGCGCTTCAGCCTCAACCTCACCATCTTCAACCGGCTGCCGCTGCTGCTGGCCGAGAACGAACGCGGGCACCGCACGGTCCACCCCCATCTGCGGCGCGTGGTCGGCGACTTCACCTCGATCTGCCTGTTGGAGATGGACACCACCGGTGACCTCCCCGTCGCCGACCTGGCCGCCCGGACCCAGACCCAGCTCCAGCACGACCTGCGCCACCGCTACGTGAGCGCCCTGCACACCCTGCGCGAGCGCCGCCGGCGCGGCCTGCAGACCGGCTTCGAGGGCATGCCGGTGGTCTTCACCAGCGGCCTCGGCACCGTCTCGGACGCCTCCGGCCCGATGGCCTACTTCGGCGACATCACCTACCGCCTCAGCCAGACCCCGCAGATCTGGCTCGACCACCAGGTGCTGGACGTCACCGGCTCGCTCGACCTCACCTGGGACGCCGTCGAGGAGCTGTTCCCCGAGGGCGTCCTGGACGACATGTTCGCCGCCTACTGCGGCACCGTCCAGCGGCTCACCCGGGCCGCCGCCTGGGACGACCGGCTCGACATCCCGCTGCCGGAACACCAGCTCGCGCTGCGCGAGGCCGCCAACACCACCGCCGGCCCCGCCCCCGAGGGCCTGCTGCACGAGGCCCTCTTCCAGGGTGCGCTGGCCCACCCCGACCGGCCCGCCGTCCTGCACGGCGCCGGCACCGTCAGCTACCGCGAACTCGCCGACCGGGCGGCCGCCGTCGCCGAGGGCATCGGCCGGCTGACCGACGAGCCGCTGCGCGACCGGCTGGTCGCCATCACCCTGCCCAAGGGCCCCGGCCAGGTGGCGGCCGCGCACGGCGTGCTGCTCGCCTCGGCCGCCTACCTCCCGGTGGGCCCGGCCCTGCCGACCCGCCGCCGGGCGGAGCTGTTCGAGAGCGGCGAGGCGCTGGCCGTGGTCACCGACCGGGAGCACGACGACCGGCTGGAGTGGCCGGCCGGGCTCCCCCGGATCCGCTCCGCCGCCGGGGACGGCCCCCTGGCCGCCCCGCTCCCCGGGGTGCGGGCCGCCGCCGACCCCGCCGACCTCGCCTACGTGCTGTACACCTCCGGCTCGACCGGCCGCCCCAAGGGCGTGATGATCGAGCACCGGGCCGCGCTCAACACCGTCGCCGACATCAACGAGCGATTCGGCGTCGGCCCGGACGACCGGCTCTTCGGGCTGGCCGACCTCGGCTTCGACCTGTCGGTGTACGACGTCTTCGGCAGCATGGCAGCCGGCGCCGCGCTCGTCCTCCCCGACGAGGACAAGCGCCGCGAGCCATCCCACTGGGCCGAGTTGATGGCCCGACACGGCGTGACCGTCTGGAACTCGGTGCCGGCGCAGATGCAGATGCTCGTCGAGCACCTGGAGGACGCCCCCGCCGACAGCGTGCCCGCCGAGCTGCGGCTGGTGCTGCTCAGCGGCGACTGGATCCCCCTCGACCTGCCCGACCGGATCCTCGCGCTCTGGCCGGACGCCGAGGTGATCAGCCTGGGCGGCGCCACCGAGGCCTCGATCTGGTCCAACTGGCACCCGGCCGACGACGTGGCCCCGGACGCGCCGAGCATCCCGTACGGCAAGCCACTGCGGAACCAGGCCTTCCACGTCCTGGACGCCGCGATGCGGCCCTGCCCGGTCTGGGTGGCCGGCGAGCTGTACATCGAGGGCGCCGGGCTGGCCCGCGGCTACTGGCGTGACCCCGAGCGCACCGCCGCGAGTTTCGTCCAGCACCCCGTCAGCGGCGAACGGCTCTACCGCACCGGCGACTTCGGCCGCTACCTGCCGGACGGCGCGCTGCAGTTCCTCGGCCGCCGGGACGGCCAGGTCAAGATCGGCGGGCACCGGATCGAGTGCGGCGAGGTGGAGGCGGTGCTCGCCAGGCACCCCGGCGTGGAATCCGCCGTGGTCGTGAAGTCCGTTGAGGAGGGGGCCGGCGCCAAGCTGCTCGGCTTCGTCGTCCCCGACCGCTCCGACGGCTCGCTGCTGGACACCGAAGTCGCCGACCCGGCCGAGACCGCCCGATGTCGCCAGGCGCTGCTGGACGCCGCCGGGGTGCCGGCGCCCGGCCCCGGCAGTGCGGAACTGCGCACCGCCTGGGCCGCCATGGACGACGTGTACGTCGCCGCCGCCGCGACCGCCTTCCGGGCGCTGGGCCTGCCGCACACGCCCGGCGCGCGTTTCGACCCGGCCGCCGCGCTGGCCGCCGGGGTCGCCCCGCGCTACGAGCGGTGGGTGGCCCGCGCCGTCGGGGTGCTCTGCGACCGGGGCCTGCTGCGCCGTTCGCCGCAGGGGCTGGAGGTGGCCCGGAGCTTCCCCGCGCTGATCTCCGACCCGGTCGCCGAGAGCGCCCGGCAGGCCCTGCGCAGCACCCTCGGCGTCCCGGACGACCTGATCGACTGGATGCTGTCGCTGGCCGGCGGCCTCGCCGACATCCTCACCCAGTCGATGCACTCGGCGGAGCTGTACGCCTCCGACCGCACCCCGGAGGTCTACGCCCGGCTGTTCGGGCCCGCCTACCACGTCGCCACCGAGGCCGTGCGCCGCTTCGTGGCCGACTGGCCCGCGGACCGCCCGCTGCGGATCCTGGAGGTCGGCGGCGGCTACGGCACCCTCACCCGGCACCTGCTGCCGCTGCTGCCGGCCGACCGCACGGACTACCTCTTCACCGACATCTCGCCCTACTTCACCGACCGGGCCCGGGAGGTGTTCGGCGAGTACGGGTTCCTCCGGCCGGGCCTGTTCAACCTCGACCAGTCGCCGGAACTCCAGGGCCACGAGGGCCTGTCCGCCGACCTGGTTATCGCGGCCAGCGTGCTGCACGACATCCGCCGGATCGGCCCCGGGCTGGACACCCTGCGCTCGGCGCTGGCCCCCGGCGGCACCCTGCTGATGGTCGAACAGACCGCCTTCCACCCGTGGTTCGACCTCACCATGGGCCTGCAGCAGGGCTTCGACGGCTACGAGGACACCGAACTGCGCGGCTGGGGGCACCCGTTGCTCGACCGGTCGCAGTGGGCGGACCTGCTCGACGCGACCGGCTTCGCCGGCAGCGCCGTCCTGACCCGGGACGAGGACGGCCCGGCCTCGGTCGGCTTCGACGTGATCACCGCCGAAGGACCGCTGACCAGGCGCCGGTTCGACCGGGAGGCGCTGCGGGAGTACGCGGCCGAGCGGCTGCCCAAGCACATGGTCCCGACCCGGCTGCTCGCCCTGGACCGGCTCCCGCTGAGCCGCACCGGCAAGGTCGACCGCGGCACCCTCGCCAAGGCCGGGGCGCGCCGGGTCGGACGCAGCCGAGCCGTTCAACCACCCCAGACCGACCGCCAGTTGAAGCTGGTCGAGATCTACCGCGCGGTGCTCGGCCTGAGCCAGGTCGACCTCGCCGACGACTTCCTGGAGGCCGGCGGCGACTCACTGCTCGCCGCACGCATCTCGGCCGCGCTGCAGCGGGCCTTCGGCACCGAGGTACCGGTGGGGATCATCCTGCAGCACCCCACGGTGGCAGCCCTGGACAGCTGGCTGGAGCCGATCCTCGGCCCGGCCACCGCACTGGACGACCAGCCGGCGACCGGCACCGTCGAAAGCGAGGGAAACGCATGA
- a CDS encoding acyl carrier protein: protein MTRQQLTDWLREYLADLLDITPEEVGTDIPLEYLGVDSATTLVLSADLSTETGRETRPGEILDHPTIERLAAHLSGSDEPARVG from the coding sequence ATGACCCGGCAGCAACTGACCGACTGGTTGCGGGAGTACCTGGCGGACCTGCTCGACATCACGCCCGAGGAGGTGGGGACCGACATCCCGCTGGAGTACCTCGGGGTCGACTCGGCCACCACCCTGGTGCTCAGCGCGGACCTGAGCACGGAGACCGGCCGGGAGACCCGGCCGGGCGAGATCCTCGACCACCCCACCATCGAGCGGCTCGCCGCCCATCTCAGCGGCTCCGACGAGCCGGCCCGGGTCGGGTGA
- a CDS encoding alpha/beta fold hydrolase — MDALSTPPAPPRWTIRAPGADGATRTLYCLPHGGGSAAEYVRWARDLRKVSVCAVQLPGRGSRYEEPPHTGMAELVGTLVDELELAPPYVLFGHSFGALLAYELTQALHAAGRTLPERLILSSYPAPHLPRERSRLHRLPDDELLAEVARLHGGIPEEVLGNPELCRLTAVCVRSDYRVLETYSWLPRPPLPVPMTVLRGRQDVVSEEQSAAWAAHTTRGPIQQRTFAGGHFYFRERQRAAVLRTVEAAAC; from the coding sequence GTGGACGCCCTCTCCACTCCCCCGGCCCCGCCCCGCTGGACGATCCGCGCGCCCGGCGCGGACGGCGCCACCCGGACGCTCTACTGCCTTCCGCACGGCGGGGGTTCCGCCGCGGAGTACGTCCGGTGGGCCCGGGACCTGCGCAAGGTCTCGGTCTGCGCGGTCCAGCTGCCGGGCCGCGGCTCCCGGTACGAGGAGCCGCCGCACACCGGCATGGCCGAGCTCGTCGGCACGCTGGTCGACGAGCTGGAACTCGCCCCGCCGTACGTGCTGTTCGGGCACAGCTTCGGGGCGCTGCTGGCCTACGAGCTGACCCAGGCCCTGCACGCGGCGGGCCGGACGCTGCCCGAGCGGCTGATCCTCTCCAGCTACCCGGCGCCGCACCTGCCGCGGGAGCGGAGCAGGCTGCACCGGCTGCCCGACGACGAGCTGCTGGCGGAGGTCGCCCGCCTGCACGGGGGCATCCCGGAGGAGGTGCTGGGCAATCCCGAGCTGTGCCGGCTCACGGCGGTCTGCGTCCGGTCCGACTACCGGGTCCTGGAGACCTACAGCTGGCTCCCCCGGCCACCGCTGCCGGTGCCGATGACGGTACTGCGCGGCCGGCAGGACGTGGTGTCCGAGGAGCAGTCGGCGGCCTGGGCCGCGCACACCACGCGCGGCCCGATCCAGCAGCGCACCTTCGCCGGGGGCCACTTCTACTTCCGTGAGCGGCAGCGCGCGGCGGTGCTGCGGACGGTGGAGGCGGCCGCATGCTGA
- a CDS encoding LysE family translocator encodes MLTFAAAALLLIMIPGPDQALITRNALVGGRSAGLFTMVGGMLGLSVHVSAASLGVSALLVASATAFTALKVIGTLYLVWMGISTLRSARQRAQQGGGTDPARSLSWGQCLRQGFLSNALNPKVALFFVTFLPQFLPETGRTLGSALKFSVVFVLLYLMWFSLYTVTVDRFGAFLRRPVVRQRIERSTGALLIAFGIRLALQH; translated from the coding sequence ATGCTGACCTTCGCGGCGGCGGCCCTGCTGCTGATCATGATCCCCGGCCCCGACCAGGCCCTGATCACCCGCAACGCTCTGGTCGGCGGCCGGTCCGCCGGGCTCTTCACCATGGTGGGCGGCATGCTCGGCCTGAGCGTGCACGTGAGCGCGGCCTCGCTGGGGGTCTCGGCCCTGCTGGTGGCCTCCGCGACGGCCTTCACCGCGCTCAAGGTGATCGGCACGCTGTACCTGGTGTGGATGGGCATCTCGACGCTGCGCAGCGCCCGGCAGCGGGCGCAGCAGGGCGGGGGCACGGATCCCGCCCGATCGCTCTCCTGGGGGCAGTGCCTGCGGCAGGGGTTCCTGTCGAACGCCCTGAATCCCAAGGTGGCGCTGTTCTTCGTCACCTTCCTCCCGCAGTTCCTGCCCGAGACGGGTCGGACGCTGGGCAGCGCGCTGAAGTTCTCCGTCGTCTTCGTGCTGCTCTACCTGATGTGGTTCAGCCTCTACACCGTCACGGTGGACCGCTTCGGGGCCTTCCTGCGCCGTCCGGTGGTGCGGCAGCGGATCGAACGCTCCACCGGGGCGCTGCTGATCGCGTTCGGCATCCGGCTCGCTCTGCAGCACTGA
- a CDS encoding LuxR C-terminal-related transcriptional regulator, whose translation MEDPAANDSAGPVLYQWLRANEAGSLTQATTALGLDPREAAAAWAELRALRLVRPGTSTGESDLVDPDTALLNLLRHKQEMLRAQCEELTTIVAATESLLDRYRPAVARPTEQVQVEVIVGARNQRRVIRDFSDVPRTESLTLHADRVPSRTVSQALNSFLTEKSRMVRRGVTVRAIYPQGFNSARWQCKYLAEVQRVGVELRLAPQVPFSLIVGDHDVALLPPYSDQPDDALIVIRGASLVRTYVALYEDYWLRSFPYQGPVSEAGDAETDWLTEQHRTSLRLLANGLTDERIARSMGVSVRTVSRLVSEVARHLGAHSRFQAGVLACARGLV comes from the coding sequence ATGGAGGATCCAGCAGCCAACGACAGTGCCGGGCCAGTCCTCTACCAGTGGTTACGGGCGAACGAGGCGGGCAGCCTCACCCAGGCCACCACCGCGCTCGGACTCGACCCGCGTGAAGCCGCGGCGGCCTGGGCCGAGTTACGCGCGCTCCGGCTCGTCCGGCCCGGCACCTCGACCGGCGAGAGCGACCTGGTGGACCCGGACACGGCCCTGCTGAACCTGCTGCGCCACAAACAGGAGATGCTCCGCGCGCAGTGCGAGGAACTGACCACCATCGTCGCCGCCACCGAGTCCCTGCTGGACCGCTACCGGCCCGCCGTCGCCCGGCCCACCGAGCAGGTCCAGGTGGAGGTGATCGTCGGCGCCCGCAACCAGCGGCGGGTGATCCGGGACTTCTCCGACGTCCCCCGGACCGAGAGCCTGACCCTGCACGCCGACCGGGTGCCGTCCCGGACGGTCAGCCAGGCCCTGAACAGCTTCCTCACCGAGAAGAGCCGGATGGTCCGGCGCGGGGTGACCGTCCGCGCCATCTACCCGCAGGGCTTCAACTCCGCACGCTGGCAGTGCAAGTACCTCGCCGAGGTGCAGCGGGTCGGGGTCGAGCTGAGGCTCGCCCCGCAGGTCCCGTTCAGCCTCATCGTCGGCGACCACGACGTCGCGCTGCTGCCGCCCTACTCCGACCAGCCGGACGACGCGCTGATCGTGATCCGCGGCGCCTCCCTCGTCCGCACCTACGTCGCCCTGTACGAGGACTACTGGCTGCGCTCCTTCCCGTACCAGGGGCCCGTGTCCGAGGCCGGCGACGCCGAGACCGACTGGCTCACCGAACAGCACCGCACCTCGCTGCGGCTGCTCGCCAACGGGCTGACGGACGAACGGATCGCCCGCTCGATGGGCGTGTCCGTCCGTACCGTCAGCCGGCTGGTGTCCGAGGTGGCCCGGCACCTCGGGGCGCACAGTCGCTTCCAGGCCGGCGTGCTGGCCTGCGCCCGGGGCCTGGTCTGA